One Osmerus eperlanus chromosome 2, fOsmEpe2.1, whole genome shotgun sequence genomic window, aaagggagtgaATGAGAGACGGAGTGAGTCAGACGAATGGGCCGAAAAACAAACGCCGAATATCTTGTTTTTCCACAAACCCTCTTCACAAGGAAACGCAGCCTTCAGTAAGAGGTgcccctgtcccctcccagTGCCTGGCAGTCCCCGGCCAGCTCCGCGTGGGGAACGGACTGGACCCAGATGTCCCGCTGCTCCACAAGAACTGGAGACACACCATCCTGGTGGGGCCCACGCAGTTTGGCCCTCCGTACGAGGATACGGTGAGAGACATGAGGGGCGGGGACGTCAGGATGAGGGGTTCGCCGGGACCCCACCATTTGTAATGCGGGCGTTTTGCGGCTCGTCAATTGTGCGCCGATTGTGCGACGGGCGCTTATGTGGGCCGCACTGAATCGGAATCGGTTGTATGATTAGGATGTAGTTGTCGAGCGGCTTCACTGTAAACATATTGTATGTTTCGAATATTCAATAAAGAAAAAGATAAATAGatacaacatttaaaaaaaagacaatCGTTAGTGGGGGTTTTGTATGACAGCCATACCAGGGTCTGTTTAGGAATACCCCAGTTTGTATCTGTTCAAACCGACCAACTGGACTGGGGACTGGTCTCAGGCAGACATATCTGGCCTTCAGAACCTCACTAATGCTCTTATGACGTGAAGTGatgtcattccccccccccccccccccctccccccctcatccagGCTGTGGAAACACCTGCctctttgtcttcctctctaGAGGTCACACACTGTGTCCACATGGGAGGAACCACTGTGGGAAAGAGGGGGATTAAGAGGATACAATCACTCTGTGGGTTTGGAGTAGAGTTCTAGAACAGAGCTGCCCGAAAGTGAACTCAGTTGGCAGAGGAGTTTTTTCCGAATGGTTTTCTTTGAACCTGTCCAGTAAAAATAATAAGGAATCTACCTTCGGGTTGACCGTGGTCTATTTGAGGAATGAACTTACATTATGCTTTGCTATAAACGTACAACGGATTGACCCGTTTCATTTTCTTTGTCTCGTTTCAGAAGTTCTTCCCGACACATAAGCGGAACGTGTCGGACTTCAGCGACGCCAGCTCTGTGAACTCCCCGGAGAACCCTGCATCCGTACGTACCAGCAGAACCCGACACCAGGCCCCCCTCGGGCCTCTCCAcgccccaccacacacatgacacagagCCCGCACGCCCCTACCATGTACATCACACGGCCTAAACAATGAGACCTGCCGTGTTTTCCTTTCGAAAAGGCCGATCCTTTGAAACTGCGGAGGAGACTGTCGTCGCACGTCTCGGCCCCTCTCTTCCACGTAGGTTCTGAGGGCGGGGGAGGCCTGCTAGATGCATTGTGGGTAGTGGGCCAGAGAGACCATGGCTccgggtggtgtgtgggtgtgctgctGATGATGGAACTAACATCCTGTGAGAAGGTTGGCTAAAAACGTCAGTCTGTCATGGGCTTGCTACAGCGGTGTCGGGATTAGGGTGAACTACTCGCCTTGCTTTCTCCTAACAGCGTGCTCAGCGTCAGAAATGGGTTGACGTCGACATGTTGGTAGGAGTTTTCTTTGCATGGCTCTAGCAACACTGAGGTTGTGGGCTGATTCGAAAATGCCGCTAATTGTTGAGCGTTGATGAGACTCCCCCTAGTGGACAAGGTCATTAAACGAAGGCCTCTGCTGTTACACGCGCTGTAGAATACACCTGACTTTGGTTGTATTGTGTTGCAGTCAGACAGCAGACCCTCTTAGATGTTTTAGATACATCTTGCCCTCAACACCAGTCTGAGGGTAATAACTAGGTATGGTCAAAGGTTCGGGTTTGTTGTAGTTTTATAGGCAATCGATTCAGGAAAGTCAAACATATTAGAACTCCATGAATTGGCAAGGCACACACCCAGGCATgtataacacacacgcacacacagaccacacccaTGTTGATACCTGAGTCATATTTCAAGGCTTGCCTGGTGCAAGAGTCATAACTCAGGAATTCAAAGTGACCTGAAAGTCAGCCAAGAGGCAGTTCACTTGGCGGAGCTGAGATAAGCGAAGGCAATGGATACTAACTCCTGTGCTAGGATGTTGCTTGTGACGTGGGTGTACTTCCTCGACTGCAGCCTGTGGGATCCTGCAAGTAAATGGACCTGCATTTACGTAGCGCTTTTGCTACCTCAACGGTACTCAAAAGCGCTCGGTCGGCATTACCTGAAATACATTTGCCGACTCGTTCCAACTGAGCTGAACTGTGCGTCTGTCGTCTTGTAGAGCCACCTGCTGGAGAAAGCAGGGATCCTGAACAAAACCAAAGTTGCCGACCACGGGAAAAGACTCAGGTTAGGATAACAGCTGAACGTCCACCTGGCCACCCAAGTGGATAACGGCCATTCGCCCAGCAAACGGTAATTTTCCCATGGTTCCTCTGTGGAGAGTTGTAGGCCTgaatccttctctccctggtctcctccaCAGGAAGAACTGGGGTCAGTCTTGGACTGTGCTGCATGGAGGAATCCTCACTTTCCACAGAGATCCCAAATCTGCCCCCACAAGCAACTCTGTaagtaccccccctcccctctcctcacacacactggagactaGACAATAGTGCATGTAGCCCTTAGACTAAAAGAAAAGCAGATAATAAATAAAAGGTGTTATTGTGGTTATTAATAGTAAAGGTCACCATGAGATGAACCCATTCTTgcaaagttcagttgagtttagTTGTGTTATATGCCGCTGAGGGCTCAGTCTCTGACAGTTTTATAACAGTGTTCGGGGTCGTCCTGTTTCTCCAGAACAAATCCAACCAGATTGTGCCAGAGCACACGGTGGAGCTCCGAGGAGCCAGTCTGGCCTGGGCCTCCAAGGACAAGTCCAGCAAGAAGCACGTTGTGGAGGTACGAGGGCCTGGGGTCTTGAAGCCTGCTGGGgtgtggagggctggggtgtggagggctgggggatggagggctgggggatggagggctgggggatggagggctgggggatggagggctgggggatggagggctgggggatggagggctggGGTTGCATAAGTGCAATCATTTGATTTGTTCATCACAGACACATCTCTTATtgttacagtgtgtgcgtgcttgtgttccTTCTTCAGCTGAAGACACGCCACGGCTGTGAGTACCTGGTCCAGTACGACACAGAGAGCATCATCTGGGACTGGTTCAAGGTCATCCAGGAGAGTATCCGACAGCTTAGGACCAGCCCAGAGGCAGCGGACCACAAGCCCCAGAAGAAGGTCTGCTCACGACCCCACCAGCTGATCTCAGCGGGCTTTAACTAGTCTGACTTAGCAGGCTTTAGCTAGTCTGACTCAGCACCATGGCTTTTCTGACCAAGTTGCAGCTGGAGTAACAGCTCCctaactcctcctctccctacttttcctccatctcttcctcttcctcctactctttctcctcctcttcctccccctccttctcctctttctcctcctctttctcctcctcctcctcctcctcctcctccccaggagCAGGACCTTCTGTCGGAGGAGGAAGAGCTGGAACCCATGGAGAAGTCCCCTCAACCGTCCGAAAGAGACgagaaggacaggaagagggcCTGTACGTCTCCGCACCGCAGCCGCAAGATCGTTAACTCGACCTCGAAGCACAGAGCCGTACAGGCGTGTATGTATTTGACGTGACTCTAGTCCCCGGAGCCGTAACGCCGTccgtctccgcctctctctttcctcacccctccagccaCCAAAGTCGGGTCCAGCAGCCCCGCAGACTCGGAGCAGGGGCGCGTCCGGACCAAGCTGCGCAAGTTCCTGCAGAGGAGACCCACCCTGCAGTCCGTCAAGGAGAAGGGCTACATAATAGGTTCGTCCCGGAAGCGACGGTTCTGACGCGCCTCCCCTGCCTTCGTACTGTGGTCGTTATGCCATCCTCATCAACGTGATGTGGATGGTCATGGTGGATTTGTTTCAGCCGATGAAACGCGTGTCTACAGCTAAACTGAGGGACGATATTTAAAGAGTGTTCGGGTGAAAATTGTTGATTCATGTTGTGGCGGCAGCTTTTCTGTGTGAGAAATCTTCCAGCTGAGGCCCTATCCTGTCTGTCATCCTCCCAGATAGTGTGTTCGGCTGTCACCTGGACACCCTGTGTCACAGGGAAAACACAACCGTCCCCAAGTTTGTTGAGAAGTGCATCAAagcggtggagaggagaggtacacacacacacacaccgcacacacttgtGATCGAGGATCAAGATGATTTGGAGTGTATGTGTTTGGAGCCGAGTGTTGGAGGGGAAGGTAACCGCTGAGCTGTCCCCCCGCAGGTCTGGACATAGATGGAATCTACAGAGTCAGTGGGAACCTGGCAGTCATCCAGAGGCTTCGACACAAAGCAGATCACGGTACGGTGGTGCGCCActcgagactgtgtgtgtgggtgtgtgtgtgtgtgtgggggggaggggggatggttgATTTACAGTCAGGACATCTTGCAAAGTGAtcaaccccctcctcttcttcctcccaccTTCCGCTTGCTTTCCATTTCACGCTTTCGCTGCTCCATCTGTCCCTGACTCCTTCTGTCTCCTTCACcttgtctcattctctctcctctccctctctctctctctctctctctctctctctctctctctctctctctctctctctctctctctctctctctctctctctctctctctccctctctctccgtctctctctctacctctctctctccgtctctctccctctgtctctctctttctctctctccgtctctctctctctctccctcctctgtctctctctccgcctctctctgtatctctctccgtctctctccgtgtctctccctctctctccgtctctctctctctctccctcctctgtctctctctccgcctctctctgtatctctctccgtctctctccgtgtctctccctctctctccgtctctctctctctctccgtctctctccgtctctctccctctctctctctccgtctctccctctctctctctccgtctctccctctccctctctctcgtctgttTCTCTGATCCTGTCTtctccatcttcttcttctctcccctctttctgtccccccccccagaggagGACTTGGACCTGGAGGACGGTCAGTGGGAGGAGATCCACGTGATCGCGGGTGCCCTCAAGCTGTTCCTCAGAGAGATGCCCGAGCCTCTCTTTCCCTACAACTTCTTCGACAGGTTCATCGCTGCCATCAGTAAGTGTGGGGCCCCACGTGGCTGAACAACGGTGCTCTCAGCACCCTCgcctttgacccctgacctctgacccctgacccctgaccctagcttagccctctcctgtcccccggCATCGTCACCTCATAAGAGAAGGCCAGCATCATATCATGTCCTCATAATCAGAGAGAGTGGACAGCCCTTAATCGTCACAatctgttgtgttgtgttatCACCTGTTGTAAGTCAGGGTTCGGGGGTCAGGCTGATCAAATCAGGGATTAACACGTGGGTGTGTGGTTTTCATCCGGTAGAAATCTCTGACTATAAACAGAAGGTGTCGTACATGAAGGATCTGGTTCGGTCCCTTCCTCTGCCCAACCACGACACCATGGAGCACCTTTTCAAACACCTCCGCAAGTGAGTACTTCCTGTTAGCACGCGTCAAAAAATGAAATCGTATTAGTGTGGCCCTTTTCACAAGCAACGTCACAGAGGGCCTCACGTACGCCCATAGAAATGCACACAACCAACCCAGACCCTCAAGAACCACACTCAGATTTTTTAACCAATGAAATCGATGTTTGTGCCGGTGATGACCTTAAGGTGAATGACGACTCAacgccttcctctctccctctcctgtgccttctcctcctctgctccctcctcttctctccctctcctcccctccgctccctcctcctctctccctctcctcccctccctcctcctcttctccagggTCGCGGAGTACGGCGAGGTGAACCGGATGTCGGTCCAGAGCTTGGCCATCGTGTTCGGCCCCACGCTGCTCCGGCCCCAGACGGAGTCGGGCAACATCACCATCCACATGGTGTTCCAGAACCAGATCGTGGAGCTCATCCTCAACGAGTACGAGGTGGTCTTCGCCCCCAGTTGAGCTCCGTCGACGTGTACTGACTGCCCCTTAAGACAAGCCCTAGTCTCTCAGCGTCAAACTTGTCTATACCTAAGAAGACTGAATAGGGGTAGctaatcctccccccccctctccctcctcccccccccccacccccaccccaaaataaggataaacaaacaaacaaacatggacTGCTCCTGTCAGGTACACGGGTTGACAGGTATGAAAACGTAGCGTGACAGAACCTGCGCTGCAGCAATCCTAAACCTTCCACTGTTAACTGTACAGATTCAACCCAAGGATCTCCAAAAATGTGTCTTTGGTACATAGCCTTCAAGAACACAGGGAAAGGAGTCAAAAGGGAAGAGATGTTTACCTGATAAATAATCATGACTTAAGTCCAATAAGGACAGGTATCCTAAACAGTATAGTTTAACATAGAAAATGTGAGGTGTAACTCTGGAGAGCGATTTGTGCTGTATGGATGGTGTACAAGGGCATGCCTAGACTAGTGTCTGTAGAGTGAATGAATTCCTggttaaatgtgtgtttctttacAAATAATACATTTAATTGAAGCTGGATAACTGCTGAATGTGACCATGAACAACATACCACAATGCCTATAAATGGACCAGCCAATGAGTTTGATAATACATTGGAGAGCAAATGACATGCCACTAAGaattattttctttatttttatgttATGGATGGGGACTTGCCTATAAAGTTGTGTTATATCATTTGTCCAAATACAGTGAATTTAGTAATAAATGTAAACCTCAATGAGTGTTGTCCAAGGCATCTGGAAGCACTGGATCAAACATATGAACTGTATTGTGATAGAGTATATAGCTGTACATTATGTCTATTTTATAGTGTTAATGTTAATACAGAATAAGAAGTACAATATGTCAAGGCATTTGCTAAATCATATTCTCTGTACATAAGAGGTCATTTTACTTTCTTTTAATATTCTGATAATAAAATAACTTAAATTCTATACACAATTCATCTGTTTAATTCGATTAGTATAATTAAATCACATTTGAGTTATTTATCAGAAAGGGGAGTTATTTGATTACACGGTTTCTCGGTTGGAAACTAATAACAATTTTATTGGAAAGAGGCTGTAATCTTTCATACTGTTTGGATTAGGATGCTTGCCAAATGCAGCATGAACACAACGGATTCTGCCAGTGATACGTATTTTTTTATAAGTAGCGTAGGAGGGTATAAGACGGTCCAAACTCCTTCGCAGTTCCTATCCTACTCCTCAAGTAAGTCATTCTGTACGATAGGTGGCAGTGATGCACCATTTGATTGAATACCGCGGCGTTAAACACTACCACAACAAACATGGCAGAAAAGGGTGCTGAAGGAGTTGGAGAGGTCGCCGCAAAAACGACATTGACAGCGGCGCAGAAACAACTGAATCGGAGAAGACAAGAGCTGGACTACTGGAAGAAAAACTCGGAGAGGATACGTAGTCGCAATCTTTTTACCGGACTTGCAATTGGGGCATTTGTGATCGGCATGTGTATCCTTCTTGTGTGTAATAACTGCACTTCCGTGGAAAGGTTGCTAGCTTGTGTAGCTAACGTTACTGTATTCTAGTCATGGAACACATTGTGACCAGTTTAAAATAAATCTCCATCTTTACTGCGTTCACCAGCTTGATAAAAGTTTCCTTTCTCAAGGTTCTTGTATTTGCTAGCTAAAGCAATAGCTTTTCAAATAAATGTGGTCGCAGTTTACGTAGCTAGTTACTAGCCTAGCTAGAGCTAGTTACGTCAACATGAATGCAACCTCTGATTACTGTTGAGTTTGTAAATGCAACATACTGTAGGTTTAGTAGGAGTCTGCTTCCGACAAAATAACCAAATTTGCAGATGTGGCTTGATGTTAACCATGTAGCTAGACTAGTGAACTACCTATTGTCCTTAACCTCTCTCCTTTCCAAGTCAGCTACACCATCCTGTCTGTGAAGCAGGAGAGGATCATGGAGGACATTGACGACGAGGCGAGAATCAACAGAATCAGAGGCCCCAGAACAGGAGCCAACTCTTAAGGAGTCACCCAGTGGAGAGGCAGTTGATTTGGGACTGAAGCCTCTCACCTGCCTTGCTTTCTCATCACCCGTGTTGCGATGACCCCACCTGGAGAAGCGTACGGAACTGTCAAGCTGTTGCACTGGGCCTATACCCTCTGGCGTGAGAATCAATGTGCCTAAAGAGGCTTAAATTCAGTTTATTTTCACATGCAGTGTTAGTTTTAGGGGGTCTTCCACAATCACTGGACTAGCTTCAAATAAAAAGTTCATATTACATTGCTAGGGTCTGTGCTTGAGTGGGAGTTAAGGTGTATATATGTGAATATTTGTTCCGTCATTAATGTGTATTAAATGATTTGTCTATACACAGTTCAGTGTGAAAAGCTTCTTCATTCTGCACCCAGTGTCACGGTGAGGAATGTGACCAGCACAAGAAATAAGACCGTTTCTGATATATTTATTTTCAATATATACAAATGAAGATTTAAAGACAATCAAGCTTTGAAGGTATAAAACAATGTGGATGAAGGCACAAAGTCTGCATAGCAGTATGTCTCCTAGCAACACAACTGATGTCCGCATTTCTTTTATCGAAACAGATTCACATAGTCTTGTCAAGTTGGTTTCTTGCAAGAATACAACTAGTTCAATGatttatgcattttaatatgtGCATACTTAAGGCAACTGGTTCAAATTCACAGTTTCAGTTTGATTAGTCTTGTCTGTCAGAAATCAATTATTCAACAACATTAGAAATGCATAGGCAGTACTGATTTCAAAGCAAACAAGGGTTCTGTGCTGTACATCGATTGATGATTTGTCCTTCAATAATTGGTTATAAACCTACCCTCAGAAAAGTGCAATGTGTCAATCAATGTTTAGTTTTTAAAAAGTAAGAACAGTACAGAAAGAATCATCCACTGTACACCTAAGGGAAAGGCAGCGCTAGAATAGGCGTTAGATACACAGCTGAACAACACAATAAGGCTTGGAGTGTTTGCGGACACGATAAAGTGACAATGGCTTACACGGTTAGAGCGACGCGGACGTGGATTGTCTCGGTCCATCCGATTGTGCTCTTATCTATTCTCAACACGCAATATCTATTTGGTGACGCTGAAAAGCTGGAGCAACAAGACGGGAGGATGGGTCGATGGGCCGTCTTGCATTCGACTACATTACCAAAGACACACAAGGCAGTAAAACTGGAAGGATACACAAGGCACACTTTCAGGGTTCAAaatgagggggggttggggtccgAGACACGCCGTTTAGTCTAG contains:
- the LOC134036858 gene encoding cytochrome c oxidase assembly factor 3 homolog, mitochondrial; the protein is MAEKGAEGVGEVAAKTTLTAAQKQLNRRRQELDYWKKNSERIRSRNLFTGLAIGAFVIGMFSYTILSVKQERIMEDIDDEARINRIRGPRTGANS